TTTAAAACTTAGTTGCACTTAATACCCTTGAGttattactagacgtgacTTATACCCCGTTCAAGAAGAACGCCAGCATCCCCcttgccaacataaacccagcacgaccggtttatgcCTTGGGAACCTCACCCTTCTTCGAGCTGGTTTCCGTTAAAGGACTGGTTGAACGGGCTTCTCCTTCCACACCATCGGCCACTGATAGAGCCGGAGATGGCTGATTGCTATACTCTGCCGGAACTCTTGGCACATCGCTCCCCACTAGCTCATACAATGGAGAACACCTCCCCGTCTGGCCTACTGCCTCTTTCGATTCAGAATGTAGTTCGTGGAAGTGATGAACGTCACCCATCAGTTCCGTATGGGGTTTGATAGCATCCGCATGCAACTCGCTCTTGCCGAACCCAGGAGAGTCTGCACCTGTATCAGTCTCCTCATTCCGCGCTGGCCCATTTGGCGCTTGCTTTGCGGACTGTCGACGTCTCCGGATTATGATGAAGGCTCCGGCGGCAGCGATGACAGCGACGACTCCAATGATAATGCCGATGATTGCACCAGTACTCAATGAATTCTGTGCCTTGTTGTCGGAAGAGTCATCTGGCAGATCTTGATCTGACGGATCTGAATTCTTTCCGTCATCAGGAGTCGAACCGGACCGGGAGCCCTTGGGAAGAATGGTGACGAGAGTCTCTTCTGCTCCCCCATCCCAGCTGCACTGTGAGACATTAAACACGTGTCGTTCGTAGTCGGCCGTTAGATAGCTATACTACTGTCAGTATCAGTTCCATAACAGCAATTTCCCAGGACGGCTTACGCTTCTTGCAGAAAGGTCTGTCTAAGCGTGTACTGTGACTCGTTGACGGCCAGCTTGAGAGGGAAGTAATAGCTACTCTTCTCAACCAACGGATACTCTGCCCGGAGCGCGAATGCCTGGTAAGGCAACGTGATTGTGACGGTATCGCCACCATCGAGAACATCTGACAAGCGGAACGTGACCTCGGCGTCGGACTTGAGAAGCGAGTTGTGGTGCGTGCCATTTATTAGGTATAGGCTGCTGTCTTCATCGAGGGTGAGGTCGAATGCGGATTCAAAGGCTTTGACAGCTGACTCTGGTAGCCAGATATTGGGGTCAGTCGAGTCAATGTAGATGTTGATGGGTGAAGGTAGCAGAGAGGCCTGATCAGCGCCGCTGTATGTAATAGCTTGAAGCGCTACCACAAGATCACGGGTGATATCGTCTGCCATGGTGAAGGTAAGGGCATTTTCGGGGAAGCGAGAGGTATCGTAGCCAGAGAAGATCAATTGACCATAAACCTTTTTCAGACCTGGAGCATGTTAACAATCAACACATGTAGCAGATCAAGCCACTCACGATAGATCGCGCCTGCGGTGTAGCTCCAGCTGAGAGATGGGATGCGCTTCTGGTCTTTCAGAGTGGTAAGGAATGAAGGTGAAGAAAAGTTGCCAAGTGACGTGAAGTTCAACGGCTGGTTGTTGATCCCAAAGATGCCCCTAGATTAAAGTCAGCTATCAGGGAGTGCATCATAGGTAGTCACAGCTCATAAATAGAATGGAGATGCTGTAGCAATACCACCAACGGTTTGATTCTTCAAGGTAACACCTCCACTTCCATCCACAAGGCCGACACCAAGGACATCCAAGCCAAATTGCGCCGGTTGTTGATATCCCAGATTTGTCCCTAGACCGACTTCTCCGTCATTGATTCCAAAGATGCCAAGATTGTGCCAGGTCGAGGACTCGTTTGGGTTGAATAAATTGCCTCGTGAAACAGCACAATTTGTAGGGACATCGTCAAAGATTCTTTCTGGGCAGCCATATTCCGAAAGAATCACCAGCGTCTCCGGTGCGGCTGTGGACACGAGAACTCGGGCATCTTGGTGTGTTGTACCGACTCGCACGTTGAAGCTACTCCGAGGGCCATCATTCCCCTCGCTGGGTACGCGTTAAACAAAGACTTCCTTCCAGCTCGCACACAAGAAACTTACAAGTACTGACTCAGGGGGATGACGATTGCTGAAGGGCTGCTGGCTTGACAAACTGTCAATGAGGCCAATAGTAAATTTGCTACTGCAGCTGCCAAGTGATGGCGCCGGAATGACATATTTGCCTCCGTTGATCCTAAAGAAGAGTAAAATCCAGAGATTTCCCTCCTAACGGCATCGTGAGGTACTGGGTCTGGGACAGAAAATCAGGCTCGGCTGTCGAGATGCACCAGCCCGGGGGTAAGAAGGTAGTCTGCCAGCCTGCATAGGCTTGGCATGGATTAATTAAACCCGCGCCGCAGCAGGTGCACCGAATGTGTTCCTTCGTGTCTACATGACCGCTTTTACTATCCAGAATCAGCACTAGACGCCGGTGTGGCTGTCTTGACCCCTTAACCGAGGCGGGTACActttatcttttttcttattgTTATCTGCAATATTGGCATGAAGCCAACAACCATGACAGAAAAAGGCACAGTTATCAATGTATGAGGCAGTAAAACCTAATGGCGTGAGGCGGGTACGCAGCATGGGTCTgagttgatgatgttgttgttgttgtctgcAAACTGGTTGATTGTTGTGTTTGCAATAGCTCAGCCAGGCCCCTGGTTGACAGCAGTTTCACGTCTCTGGTTCCCAAGGAACCCTACGCCTGTCAACTCACGTTAATCGGGCGTAGGGCTTAGCTTTATGTGAATCTCCGGCTCTTCAAGGGAGCAAGATCAGGCTGCGTGGCGGTCTGAGCCTGGTGGGAGTTGTCACTTGATGGCTCTCATTTTCAGCCGCAGTATCCACCATTACCACTCTCGGCGGCTTGGCCGACAGGCAGCAGTGAATAACCGGGCTGGCGGA
The window above is part of the Fusarium falciforme chromosome 3, complete sequence genome. Proteins encoded here:
- a CDS encoding Peptidase A1 domain-containing protein, whose translation is MSFRRHHLAAAVANLLLASLTVCQASSPSAIVIPLSQYLGIFGINNQPLNFTSLGNFSSPSFLTTLKDQKRIPSLSWSYTAGAIYRLKKVYGQLIFSGYDTSRFPENALTFTMADDITRDLVVALQAITYSGADQASLLPSPINIYIDSTDPNIWLPESAVKAFESAFDLTLDEDSSLYLINGTHHNSLLKSDAEVTFRLSDVLDGGDTVTITLPYQAFALRAEYPLVEKSSYYFPLKLAVNESQYTLRQTFLQEAYLTADYERHVFNVSQCSWDGGAEETLVTILPKGSRSGSTPDDGKNSDPSDQDLPDDSSDNKAQNSLSTGAIIGIIIGVVAVIAAAGAFIIIRRRRQSAKQAPNGPARNEETDTGADSPGFGKSELHADAIKPHTELMGDVHHFHELHSESKEAVGQTGRCSPLYELVGSDVPRVPAEYSNQPSPALSVADGVEGEARSTSPLTETSSKKGEVPKA